One Fuerstiella marisgermanici DNA window includes the following coding sequences:
- a CDS encoding DUF1501 domain-containing protein, translating into MAFFRTCDGVGRRDFLRAGVAGGAGLTLANYMQMSHADQINKNAKAKSAIFINLNGGPSHMDTFDLKPDAPDEYRGEFSPIQTNVPGIYISEHLPKLAKVMDKFCILRGVSHSVAAHQLGTEYVNSGNRPLPSLEFPGYGAVVSKELSGDPELPKFVAIPRSEQRPGYLGVRYAPMNTSATPQIGNPFRVRGMSLGSGLTVEDVEKRNNLLSKLDRTFGDFEDDSQLLDGLGQFGQQAHAMITSAKSREAFDVSKESKEFTEPFGSSGLGASCLLALRLVESGVRFVTVTNGGWDTHRDNWNALSTRQLPPLDESLAALFAGLETRGLLDSTVVYVTGEFGRTPKINTERNGRDHYPRNMFMLMAGGGVKGGQVLGESDEKGTMPKNEGFSPDDVAASFYHSLGINHEQEYHTNTGRPVMIVRQGKVIPELFA; encoded by the coding sequence ATGGCATTTTTCCGAACATGTGACGGTGTCGGCCGACGTGACTTTCTGCGAGCTGGTGTGGCCGGCGGTGCCGGACTGACACTCGCCAATTACATGCAGATGTCACACGCCGACCAGATCAATAAGAACGCCAAAGCGAAGTCGGCGATCTTCATCAATCTGAATGGTGGTCCGTCGCACATGGACACCTTCGACCTGAAGCCTGACGCACCGGACGAATATCGTGGTGAGTTCAGTCCGATCCAGACCAACGTCCCCGGAATCTACATTTCCGAACACCTGCCGAAGCTGGCGAAGGTGATGGATAAGTTCTGTATTCTGCGAGGCGTGTCGCACAGCGTGGCGGCTCATCAGCTGGGTACAGAATACGTCAACAGCGGCAATCGCCCGCTGCCGTCGCTCGAATTTCCCGGTTACGGTGCCGTCGTCAGCAAAGAACTGTCTGGCGATCCGGAGCTACCAAAATTCGTCGCGATTCCTCGCAGCGAACAGCGGCCAGGCTATCTGGGCGTGCGATACGCTCCGATGAATACCAGCGCGACGCCTCAGATTGGCAATCCGTTTCGTGTGCGAGGCATGTCGCTCGGCAGCGGGCTGACGGTTGAAGACGTGGAGAAGCGAAATAACCTGCTGAGCAAACTGGACCGCACGTTTGGTGACTTCGAAGATGACAGCCAGTTGCTGGATGGTCTGGGCCAGTTCGGCCAGCAGGCTCACGCGATGATCACCAGTGCCAAGTCGCGCGAAGCGTTTGATGTTTCGAAGGAATCGAAGGAATTCACCGAACCGTTCGGAAGTTCGGGCCTTGGGGCGAGTTGTCTGCTGGCGTTGAGGCTGGTCGAATCCGGCGTTCGGTTCGTCACCGTCACCAACGGCGGCTGGGACACTCACCGCGACAATTGGAACGCTCTGTCAACTCGCCAGTTGCCACCGCTGGACGAATCGCTCGCCGCTCTGTTTGCGGGCCTGGAAACTCGCGGACTGCTGGATTCCACCGTAGTTTACGTGACGGGAGAATTCGGCCGTACGCCGAAAATCAATACCGAACGCAACGGCCGCGACCACTACCCTCGCAACATGTTCATGCTGATGGCAGGTGGCGGCGTCAAGGGCGGACAGGTGTTGGGCGAAAGCGACGAAAAGGGCACGATGCCGAAGAACGAAGGCTTCAGCCCGGACGATGTGGCCGCTTCGTTCTACCATTCGCTGGGCATCAACCACGAACAGGAATACCACACGAACACTGGTCGCCCCGTGATGATCGTCCGCCAGGGGAAAGTTATCCCCGAACTGTTCGCGTAG
- a CDS encoding Gfo/Idh/MocA family protein: protein MTHADSSHSDSSRREFLKTSACTAGVLGAASHLAASAAATSTSPNEKIRIGFVGPGSRGFGAHVKRLTMLQTQGQPIELVAVCDVYSEHRDRAAKHIEKETGHAPQKYEDYVEMYEKANLDAVCIGTPDHWHAKQTIDALNAGLHVYCEKPMTKTVEEAIDVMKTWQKSGQVMQVGVQSTSLPVWNQVNDILTSGKLGKVLMYQTEYFRNSAQGQWRYYKLDPQMNPKNINWKKWLGVEEGLAEYEDFDRAVYRQWRRFWPYGSGMFTDLFVHRTTTMLKGTGLRFPGRVAGAGGLYLEYDGRSVPDVATVVADFPEGVQGLVTATMACQDTPIKQLIRGHFGSLVFGTGEQFEGFDYIPERPQVTRDSKLKKEHIATTPVVDTTYAHFKNWVEAMVANDPAMCNNDPALGAAAITNVILGARSYREGKIFHFDDKTYTISDGNSSWADQWEKRSAERGTPNHIAGWKAGDHGSVLEEPDYMKLAGPWKNGKDPSAG from the coding sequence ATGACGCACGCAGATTCTTCTCATTCAGACTCCTCCCGCCGCGAGTTTCTGAAAACATCCGCCTGCACAGCCGGGGTCCTCGGCGCCGCGTCCCACCTGGCAGCCAGCGCGGCGGCCACCTCGACCAGCCCGAACGAAAAAATCCGCATCGGCTTCGTTGGCCCAGGCAGCCGTGGTTTTGGAGCTCACGTCAAACGATTAACGATGCTTCAAACGCAAGGTCAGCCGATCGAACTGGTCGCCGTGTGCGATGTGTACAGCGAACATCGCGATCGAGCGGCAAAGCACATCGAAAAAGAAACCGGCCACGCGCCGCAGAAGTACGAAGACTATGTCGAAATGTACGAGAAGGCCAATCTGGATGCCGTCTGTATCGGCACACCAGACCACTGGCACGCGAAACAAACGATTGATGCACTCAACGCCGGCCTGCACGTTTACTGTGAAAAGCCGATGACCAAAACCGTCGAAGAAGCCATCGACGTCATGAAGACATGGCAGAAAAGTGGCCAGGTCATGCAGGTTGGCGTGCAGTCGACCAGCCTTCCGGTTTGGAATCAGGTCAATGATATTCTGACCTCCGGAAAACTCGGCAAAGTGCTGATGTACCAGACGGAATACTTCCGCAATTCGGCCCAGGGCCAGTGGCGGTACTACAAGCTGGACCCACAAATGAACCCCAAAAACATCAACTGGAAAAAATGGTTGGGGGTTGAAGAAGGCCTGGCGGAATACGAAGACTTTGACCGAGCAGTGTATCGTCAATGGCGACGTTTCTGGCCGTACGGATCAGGCATGTTTACCGACCTGTTCGTGCACCGCACGACGACCATGTTAAAAGGTACCGGCCTGCGGTTTCCCGGTCGTGTGGCCGGAGCGGGCGGCCTTTATCTGGAATACGACGGCCGCAGCGTGCCCGACGTCGCGACGGTTGTTGCCGACTTCCCGGAAGGCGTTCAGGGCCTCGTGACCGCCACGATGGCCTGCCAGGACACGCCAATTAAGCAACTTATCCGCGGCCACTTCGGTTCGCTGGTGTTTGGCACCGGCGAACAATTCGAAGGCTTCGACTACATCCCCGAACGACCTCAGGTCACGCGAGACAGTAAGTTGAAGAAGGAACACATCGCGACGACGCCAGTCGTCGACACCACGTACGCTCACTTCAAGAACTGGGTCGAAGCGATGGTCGCCAACGATCCGGCGATGTGCAACAACGACCCGGCATTGGGGGCCGCCGCCATCACCAATGTGATCCTGGGAGCTCGCAGTTATCGCGAAGGAAAGATCTTCCACTTCGACGACAAGACTTACACAATCAGCGACGGCAATTCGTCGTGGGCCGATCAGTGGGAAAAACGTTCGGCCGAACGAGGAACCCCGAACCACATCGCCGGCTGGAAAGCAGGCGACCACGGGAGCGTGCTGGAAGAACCCGACTACATGAAACTCGCCGGCCCATGGAAAAACGGCAAAGACCCATCCGCCGGTTGA